The Tindallia californiensis genome window below encodes:
- a CDS encoding ABC transporter ATP-binding protein, with the protein MAKDLLKVKDLSIQYNTDDGVVKAVDHMTFEIGIGETIGIVGETGAGKTTTALGIMRLVPAPPGKIVQGEILFKGEDLLKKKEEEMRNIRGNKISMIFQDPMTSLNPVMTTEDQVAEVILLHQKANQKEALEKARDMIETVGIPRERGKEYPHQFSGGMRQRIVIAIALACNPELLIADEPTTALDVTIQAQVLKLMKRLKDEFETSMIMITHDLGVVANICDKVAIMYTGYVVEYAKVSDLFERPLHPYTEGLFGSIPNVEEDEKRLKPIKGLMPDPTEIPEGCPFNPRCPKAMDICRKVLPDRAEVKEGHFVNCHLYPAEQYRK; encoded by the coding sequence ATGGCAAAAGATTTGTTGAAAGTAAAGGACTTGTCCATTCAATATAATACGGATGACGGGGTTGTAAAGGCCGTCGATCATATGACCTTTGAAATTGGCATAGGAGAAACCATTGGAATTGTTGGAGAAACTGGTGCGGGAAAAACCACAACGGCCCTAGGGATTATGCGATTGGTTCCAGCCCCTCCGGGAAAAATAGTCCAAGGGGAAATTCTCTTTAAAGGGGAAGACTTGCTGAAGAAAAAGGAAGAGGAAATGCGAAACATTCGAGGAAATAAAATTTCCATGATTTTTCAGGATCCCATGACTTCCTTGAATCCGGTCATGACTACGGAAGATCAAGTTGCCGAGGTGATTTTACTTCACCAAAAGGCAAATCAAAAAGAAGCTTTGGAAAAGGCCAGAGACATGATTGAAACCGTAGGTATCCCAAGGGAACGTGGCAAAGAGTATCCCCATCAATTCAGTGGTGGCATGAGGCAACGTATTGTCATTGCGATTGCCCTTGCCTGTAATCCAGAGCTGTTGATCGCAGATGAACCCACCACGGCATTGGATGTAACCATCCAAGCTCAGGTTTTGAAACTCATGAAACGACTGAAAGACGAATTTGAAACATCCATGATCATGATCACACATGACCTGGGAGTAGTGGCAAATATTTGTGATAAAGTAGCCATTATGTATACGGGATACGTGGTGGAATATGCCAAAGTAAGCGATCTGTTCGAAAGGCCATTGCACCCTTATACGGAAGGGTTGTTCGGTTCTATTCCCAATGTCGAAGAGGATGAAAAGCGGTTAAAGCCCATAAAAGGGTTGATGCCGGATCCAACGGAAATTCCTGAAGGATGTCCATTTAATCCACGATGTCCTAAGGCCATGGACATTTGCAGAAAAGTACTGCCGGATAGAGCGGAAGTGAAAGAAGGGCATTTTGTCAATTGTCATCTGTATCCGGCAGAACAATACAGAAAGTAG
- a CDS encoding ABC transporter permease → MSPHNDDNGLMDKGTPQKAKELTREDAVVKNYQSQTEIHSGPGTGQEKKMDVKTIVPPKRKSQWAEVWKRLIKNKAAIVGMLIIVTLMLTAIFADYIAPVHYETQDLENVRVAPNSDNWFGTDNFGRDIFSRVVYGSRISIMVGFIAVGVAMVVGGILGSISGYYSGRIDNVIMRLMDVLLAIPGILLAIAIAAALGPGLVNVMIAVGIASIPRYARIVRASVLSLRDQEFVEAAKAVGANDFRIITKYILPNCMAPIIVQGTLGVAEAILSAAGLSFIGLGIQPPTPEWGAMLSTARIYIRDAWWMAIFPGLAIMFTIFGLNLLGDGLRDALDPRLKG, encoded by the coding sequence ATGTCACCTCATAATGATGATAATGGTTTAATGGATAAAGGAACCCCCCAAAAGGCAAAAGAGTTAACCAGGGAGGATGCGGTAGTAAAGAATTATCAATCCCAAACGGAAATTCATAGTGGTCCTGGAACAGGTCAAGAGAAAAAGATGGATGTGAAAACCATTGTACCACCAAAGAGAAAGAGTCAATGGGCAGAAGTTTGGAAACGATTGATTAAGAACAAAGCAGCTATTGTGGGAATGCTGATCATTGTAACCCTGATGCTTACTGCGATTTTTGCAGATTATATTGCACCGGTCCACTATGAAACACAAGATCTGGAGAATGTTCGGGTGGCGCCGAATTCCGATAACTGGTTTGGTACCGATAATTTTGGACGAGATATTTTCAGCCGGGTCGTCTATGGCAGTAGAATTTCGATTATGGTAGGTTTTATTGCCGTTGGTGTGGCAATGGTTGTCGGTGGAATCCTCGGCTCTATATCCGGGTACTACAGTGGTAGAATTGATAACGTCATCATGCGTTTAATGGATGTTTTGCTGGCCATTCCTGGAATATTACTGGCCATAGCCATAGCCGCAGCCCTAGGGCCAGGGCTTGTAAATGTCATGATTGCCGTAGGGATTGCATCGATACCCCGGTATGCTCGAATCGTTCGTGCCTCGGTACTTTCCCTTAGGGATCAGGAGTTTGTAGAGGCGGCAAAAGCCGTTGGAGCCAATGACTTTAGAATCATCACCAAATATATTTTGCCCAACTGTATGGCCCCTATTATTGTGCAGGGAACCCTAGGGGTTGCGGAAGCCATTCTTTCTGCAGCCGGCCTAAGTTTTATCGGCCTTGGTATTCAGCCGCCAACTCCTGAGTGGGGTGCGATGTTGTCTACGGCTCGAATATATATCCGAGATGCCTGGTGGATGGCCATTTTCCCAGGGCTTGCAATTATGTTTACCATCTTTGGTCTGAACCTGCTGGGGGATGGTCTTCGAGATGCATTGGATCCAAGGTTAAAAGGCTAA
- a CDS encoding ABC transporter ATP-binding protein, translating into MLKNILEVKNLKKYFKTPKGMLHAVDDVSFFIKEGETLGLVGESGCGKSTTGRAILRLVEPTAGEVNFEGRNIVDFNGSQMREARKNMQIIFQDPYASLNPRMNLGQIISEPLLINKVFKDRKKVTDRVKELMDTVGLTPRLLNAFPHELDGGRRQRVGVARALALNPKFIVQDEPVSALDVSIQAQILNLMQDIQEELGLTYLFISHDLSVVKHVSDRIAVMYLGKVVELSEYNAIFKNPLHPYTQALLSAIPVPRVDAPDNMIILEGDVPSPINPPEGCRFYGRCRHRQDICKTKTPELREYEPERFVLCHLVEELQK; encoded by the coding sequence ATGTTGAAAAATATTTTAGAAGTAAAAAATCTGAAAAAATATTTTAAAACCCCGAAAGGAATGCTTCATGCCGTAGATGACGTCAGCTTTTTTATCAAAGAAGGAGAAACCTTAGGCCTCGTAGGCGAGTCTGGTTGCGGAAAATCCACTACGGGTCGGGCCATACTGCGACTGGTTGAACCCACAGCGGGAGAAGTAAACTTTGAGGGAAGAAACATTGTGGATTTTAACGGATCCCAGATGCGTGAAGCTCGAAAGAATATGCAAATCATCTTTCAAGACCCCTATGCATCCCTGAATCCAAGAATGAACCTGGGGCAAATTATTTCCGAGCCTCTTTTAATCAATAAAGTATTCAAGGATCGAAAAAAAGTGACGGATCGGGTGAAGGAGTTAATGGATACGGTTGGTCTGACCCCAAGACTCCTAAATGCCTTTCCTCATGAGCTTGATGGTGGAAGACGTCAACGGGTGGGTGTGGCCAGAGCGCTGGCCCTAAATCCCAAGTTCATCGTTCAGGATGAGCCGGTATCCGCTCTGGATGTATCGATTCAAGCCCAAATTCTTAATCTAATGCAGGATATCCAGGAGGAACTGGGTCTTACGTATCTCTTCATTTCCCATGATTTGAGCGTGGTGAAACATGTGAGTGATCGAATTGCGGTGATGTACCTTGGGAAAGTAGTGGAGCTTTCTGAATACAACGCTATTTTCAAAAATCCCTTGCATCCCTATACCCAAGCCTTGTTGTCGGCCATACCAGTACCCAGGGTAGATGCACCGGATAATATGATTATTCTTGAAGGGGACGTACCAAGCCCTATAAATCCTCCGGAAGGCTGCCGTTTTTACGGTCGATGTCGACATCGACAGGATATTTGTAAAACAAAGACCCCGGAGTTAAGGGAGTATGAACCTGAGCGATTTGTGTTATGCCATTTAGTGGAAGAATTACAAAAATAA